One window from the genome of Treponema sp. OMZ 838 encodes:
- a CDS encoding ABC transporter ATP-binding protein — translation MEERYNESEALLTVKDLKMHFPFAEGGIFSRKKGAVRAVDGISFSVKKGETLGLVGESGCGKSTAARAIAQLYTPTSGSVRFKGMELAGCSHHTLMQARKDMQMVFQDPYASLNPRMTAGNIIAEPMQILTKRGILSYTQKEIDDRVEVLMEKVGLSRFFRNRYPHEFSGGQRQRIGIARALALQPELILADEPVSALDVSIQAQILNLFKDLQDEFGLTYVFIAHDLAVIQYISTRVAVMYLGVIVEIANAEELYSKPLHPYTEALLSAAPIPDPEIERKRKRIILSGDVPSPTEQRTGCYFYDRCPKRMEHCKNTIPQLKDKGNGHQVACFLCE, via the coding sequence ATGGAAGAAAGATATAACGAATCGGAAGCATTATTGACCGTTAAAGACTTAAAGATGCATTTTCCGTTTGCGGAAGGGGGCATCTTCTCACGTAAGAAAGGTGCTGTCCGTGCAGTGGACGGTATCAGCTTTTCGGTAAAAAAGGGTGAAACGCTCGGTCTTGTCGGGGAGTCCGGTTGCGGAAAATCAACCGCAGCGCGCGCCATTGCGCAGCTGTATACGCCGACATCGGGTTCCGTCCGGTTTAAAGGTATGGAGCTCGCCGGTTGTTCGCACCATACGCTGATGCAGGCGCGTAAGGATATGCAGATGGTATTCCAAGACCCGTATGCATCGCTGAATCCCCGCATGACGGCAGGAAATATTATCGCAGAGCCGATGCAGATTTTAACGAAGCGCGGCATCCTTTCGTATACGCAAAAAGAAATTGATGACAGGGTCGAGGTATTAATGGAAAAGGTTGGTCTTTCCCGCTTTTTCCGCAACCGGTATCCGCATGAGTTTTCAGGCGGACAGCGGCAGCGTATCGGTATTGCCCGTGCGCTTGCACTTCAGCCGGAGTTAATCCTTGCGGATGAGCCGGTCAGCGCGCTCGACGTATCCATCCAAGCGCAGATTCTTAACCTCTTTAAGGATTTGCAGGATGAATTCGGGCTTACCTATGTGTTTATCGCGCATGATCTTGCCGTTATCCAGTATATTTCCACGCGGGTTGCGGTTATGTATCTCGGGGTTATCGTAGAAATTGCGAATGCCGAAGAGCTTTACTCAAAACCGCTGCACCCGTACACGGAAGCGCTCCTTTCCGCAGCTCCTATCCCGGATCCGGAAATCGAACGCAAGCGCAAGCGAATTATCTTATCGGGAGATGTGCCTTCACCTACGGAACAGCGCACGGGCTGCTACTTTTATGACCGCTGTCCCAAGCGTATGGAACACTGTAAAAACACTATCCCGCAGCTGAAAG